The DNA sequence TCAACCTCTTCagaatcttcttcattttctaattcttctccttctccttctcctcaacCATTACAACAAGAGGTTTATTCTTCTTCCTTAATTATTACCTTCTCATTATAGCTCATACatgttagaatttaattttatgatatacTTATTATAGTGGTCTCTAATTTGTTGAAGTTTAAATTTCATTTCATGCCCGCTTTTTTATGTGTTTAATTAGTTTCCGTACATATGATTTATCGTTCATAGATATGATATGATACCCAATTTATTGTCGTTTCCAAAACAATTAATTTAACAAGCTAGTTAGGAAACACCTGCAATtgtatctatttattatttaacttcCTCGTGAAAGTTTGTTTCGAAGTTCTGATTTCTGACAATGTGTCAAGAAGGGACTTGAAACTTGTTACGATATTGAGTCACGAGGAGTAGGATACATAATTTGAGATAGAGTTCTTGTGGAAccgcataaaaataataaagattaaaaaaaatagttcatTAAGGAAATCTTATCATAATTATTTACCTACCATTAGGAATTAGGATATTGGGTGAAAACGGAATGAAAGTATTTTCAGGGTAAAAATTGAGTATAATTTGTATACACcgacaatataaaatattttacacagttgtataattataattattttttagatgacTATTCACgtgtttaatataaaatataattatttttattttatatgattggATATACATGTAAAACAATTTTATACTagtagtacattaaaattaaatttgtaaaaaTTTATGTATGCCTTTTTGCATTAAAGTCATTCATAAAATTTTTCTCCTCAACCAATTAAACCTACTTTATTTCTATGCaatttcttagttttttttttcattgtcacGTCAACTTCAATTCTATTCATTTAATTAGGCCAGGATGCATAATATGCATAAAAAATGCTTTATGATTAGAATTCATATTCACATATACTCATCAATTCATTCTCCccttatatatatttgtataccttaattattagttatatattcatatataagaGATTAAAGTTATATATATTAGCTATGGTGCATTTATATAATTGCGGTGTTCTAGCTTGAATAATCTTCATCATGAACCTTCAATAATCTTAATCAGCACCCATATTTGAACATTGATTTGATCTCAGATCAGAAAGTACCAACACAATAATTTAAAGTGAGAACCTTTTCATTGGACATTGTAAAAATACATGTACTCCTCTTAGttgtttttttatctctttaattatCCTAATTAAACAGTATATAATGACCTTAATTGTGTacttaattaacttaattatgcTGAAGCTTGAACATACGTTTTGTTGGAATGCAGGGAATGAAAGTGAATTTGATCATGACGGATTATTGCATGCCTGGGATGAGTGGCTATGATTTACTTAAACGAGTCAAGGTCAAACACACAATCCTTATTATATCCGACATCTTCCCGAAATTCtctctgtcttttttttttaaataaaataaaataaaataatatattttcttgcTTGATGAATTACACTGACACTGAGAagtggtttttttattttttatttttttaaaaaaaaagctaaacATTCCCCTACTCATGAATCAACAGTTAAGGATGTATCATATTCTTTTCTCGTCATAAATTTGCAGAGTacataaataattttgttttttgtttttttttttttacatcatcataagtcataactttatttttctatttttaacaagTAATAGTGTAAGACTGCAATTCTcagttaaaaagagaaaaaaaaaaaagaaaaaggaaaagtaaaaagttCCAGATTTCAAGATCTAAGTtggcttttgcttttttttttttttctttgttgtttatttattttattcctttctttctcGATCTGTTGACATTACATTGCATTGCTTACTGCTGCAGGGATCTTCTTGGAAAGATGTTCCAGTTGTGATTATGTCATCAGAAAATGTACCTTCCAGAATCACCATgtaagtttttcttttcttttcttttcttttcttttcttttatgttatatatataaatcgGGGAAAATTTAGGTACAGTCCACTTCACGTGAAGTTTatagttgagagccgttagatgaaaatttagtcaaatcagtcaaatcatctaacgactctcacctatcaactttacgtgaagtcgactgcacttgagtttttaccatataattttttttaaatttccttttctttcccttcttttattttctttttttttttggtgactttcttttattttcttttaactaAAATAAAGTTACGTCAAAGAGAAATAAATTGTAAGAAAACATACAAATGGCAATAGTTTTGAGTTTTAGTTTTTGAAGcaagtttttgaatttttagtgtggtttgttataaaaaaaattaaataattaatatttaatttaaaaaattttaaatatttaaatttttttataaaaaataagttcaacaaaaatttggCACCAAGTGATAGATACCAAAAAATTGGCCTTCTAACATTGGccaatttttaatttcttttttcttagcTTGTGAGAGTAGtatttaaaactaattataatagctatttaattgaaaattttatattgttGATATTATTATGTAGGTGCTTGGAAGGAGGGGCAGAAGAGTTTCTATTGAAACCTCTTCAGTCAGAAGATTTAAAGAAGCTTCAACCCTATTTTCTGAAACCACTTGATAATAATTCAAGTGAAGAAGGAGAATCTGCTAATAGTTCTATAGATTCAGACAATGAAAATAATCTCatcagcaataataataataataataataataataataataataatagtattagCAAAAGGAAGGCTATGTCTCCTGATGAGCCTCCAGAAAGATCAAGACCCAAAATGAAAGGGTTGGAAGTGGTGTaaacaaaatgaaaagaaaaaacaaaatagaGTGGTTTGATTATTTATGCATGCTCTATAGTTTATGCTTATGACTAtgatcttaattaattaattatcttttttttttccttaactCGTGAGCTTAATTAATGAAATCCCAGGCCAGTATTGCAATTACAACCATTCAAATGCATGTATAATTATTTACCTTTTAAGTTATTATGAGATGTTGGATGATGACATTGTGAATTGATTAATTAGATCAATTGTATCTAAATATGTTAgctatattaaatatttaaagtgTTAGTATTATAAAACGAAAATGATAGTATTAATGAGAAATGATTTTGACAAATAAAAGGAAACActttgaaaaatttaatttggCAAGCTTAAATTCAACTATATTTTATCTTCCACCTCTTTAAATTCAATCCCACAACAACGTTATTAACAGTATTTCTGTGTCTTTAtaaatgtgtctaataaaaatatcttttttatgattgtatttaatagaagtgtctttatagatatattttttggatgtgtctttttatatatgtgtttaaaatataataattaattattgttggcaataaattaacaaataatatgttggtacctatacttttcctttacttttccttTCAAATTATTTACGTGAAGTCATATAAAGATATTTTGATATAAACGTAATAATTGAGAATCGATAtcaatattttagttattatcaTTGCATAcaaattttaaacatttttatgtGGGTAACTATCATATTAATAGTATAACTCTGGAGCAGGTGCaggaaaaaaccaaaaataattttattatgtatGTGAATGATAAATAAACTGTCATCACGGGTTAATAGTGTTTGTCTTTGAAAACACGCAAAAATGATGCACGCGACAAACCAAGAACTGACTAATTTGCCGCAAGAAGTAAAATCAAAGTTTCAATTTTGAGAGACAAATCCCTTCTTATATGGTGTCGGATCTCAATTCTAAGTAGGAGGAGTAAGGTGCTATGTATGTTATGTTTTGTTGTCACTGCCAACTACATAGCTTATGCTTTTGTTTGTGGTTTTCTTTTACGTGAAGCTTTTAATCTGCAAACATAACTTTTAGTTAACATTTTAatcttaaattattattattattattattattattattattattcagttAGAAATTGCAGCCTAGAGACTCCAAACATGGTTCTAAAATTGGCTATTTTTATTcagtttattatatttttgtacaataaaattattagaaattcgGCTTCATACTAATATAACAATTGACACTTCATATATAGTGAACTTCATAATTTTACATTAGACGTGTTCTCTAATAAGTAATGACCAACTTTCATATATAAACGAGTTCAATGATCTTTTCGAAAAATTGATTGAGACTAAACAATATCTCATTTATCCATTAAAGTGTCGTGCATTGaatatctgatttttttttttttttttttttttttttgagtataAGATGAGTTGATTAAAAGAACTGATTGTGCTAGGAATATTAATATCTACAGCTACTAGGAATATGAAGGAGAATTATTAGTAAAcaactttttttaatataatttataaaagataTTTGTTGGTACCAAAAGTTTaatcaataatattttaattttagtgtaaTATACTACCATCTTGACTAATATcaaaattgttattattattagagtgAATACCCCATTCGACtcttgacaattatctcgaaaggacaatgaggtcttccaaaaaaaaaatatccaatccgccctgattttttttttggggactaattagcccctgtgccaaaaaaaataacattgattttttttttggcacagggacCTCGTTgttctttcgaggtaattgttaGGAGTCGGATTGTGTTTTTTTTGTCAAGGACCTCGTTGTCTTTCGAAGTAATTGTAAGggactttttttttaaaagaaaagctcaacacaacaagtgGAGCACAAGACAACAACCACAAACCACTAATAGCAGAATAAACAATCTCAAGTAACAATAATAGATATCCCCTGTCATTTTCGGCAACGCCATCAGCAACAGAAGAGATCCATATCTAACCACTCCTTATAATTCATGAAAGACTGCTGGATAACCTCTTCAACCCCTTTCCTTTCGTAATTGTCAGAGCTGTTTTGagtttttctcttattattattattattcataattttattaaaaaatagattaataagAACATTAATACCTATTAATACCCTAGAACATTATAAAATGTTAGTTCTGTAATCATGTGAGAGATGAATAATTGAATAACTTCTTGGTAAAATATAGAGTTAAAtctccttgttttttttttccctttgaaTCATCACACCCACTCTACAAAGTACAAACTCACTGACTAGCGTTCTTTATCTACATGCTGGCTAAAGCCTTGTGGTgcaaagaattaattttttatttttattttttaagaaagaaACCTTCATGTCTCTCACGGTTGGGCCTTATCTAGTCTAGACTTGGGTGTATCGGACCTGTGTTTGAAAAGGGGTTCTTAGGTTTCTGGGCTAGACCcggtttaaatattaaaataaacatgTTAGATCAACACAAAGTGTGGAATGTAAATAATCAACTTGAGTTGATTGAGTGGTGAGCTCATTCGCTGTTTAATTAAATCCTGCATTGTACATGCAATAACTCATTGAccaattaaacaataaatgcttatattaaaaataaattattttttgtttggttttttagttctaaagtgtttattttaaaataaatgtgataaaaaaatttttattatgagagaagtcatttctttaacttttctataagcacttaaataacttcttaaaaagctataatttagttttgaaaattacACCAAACATTAACACtgctacttttcataagtcaaaaactaaaaaaagtaacttttaaaACTTCCCAAACGAACCTAAGTACAACTAACTTATTATTAAGAGTATCTAGTTGTTAAGTGTAGTTATTTACAATATCAGTTCCTATATTTTAGTTATAGATTGTTATTAtctgttatttgtttttttaGTCAATTCTTAATTTCTGACTCTTTTCTTAGCCTCTGTTCTCAGGTGTATATGATGGGGGATTCATTGGCTTTGAGAAGTCTAATGTATGTTTTCTTGTTTCTTAAGCCATCATTCATTacctcttttcttgttctctgcATCACTGCTTCTTGTGAGTTATGacagtgaatttgttttttatGTTCGTAATTAATTCAGCATCTTTGAAAAGCTTTCACTTATTACTACAACAACTAACCAACCAATTATATCAGTGACTTAAGTTACAAGTAAAGAGCTAAGCTAGTGACTAACAATGACTCTTTGAGTAAGATTTACAAGGGCTCTCCTTGATTTTTTTACTTCCTCATCATCACTGTCTGGTAAGGAATCAATTGCTGCTACTGCAAGGTTAGTATGCATTACAGCCAGGTCTTTTGTCCTTTGTATACCTCTGCTCTTTCCAAGGTACTCAAGAGCCTATATttgcaaatataaaaaaataattaaacatgttattggaaaaaaaaaagagaaattaaaaacacATAATTATGAACTTTCCAAGATAACCCTTATATATTTGTTGTTAAAATGACAAGCCTGCATGTCAACACCGCATGATGCAAAAACATGATATCATGATCACAGAAAGAATGAAATGAACTTCAAATCAACCACTACAAATTATACTTAATGCACAGCAGAACTTGCTACAGGTCAATACATCTGAAACTTTTTGAGGGGCCAAGAATCTTGGTATATGTCACATGCATATTTGCTCTTGGGTTGCTGCATACACAAGACAGGATTTAAATCCCtgacacttgcttaagcagactagtgagctaaccactagactaaCCCAACTTAGTTAATAGGAACACTTGTTCATCATAAATGATTATGGTATATCAAATATTTGATAATGGATGCATGTGTTATGTGTTAGCGTACAAGGGTCTTTGAGATTCTGACAGTCTGACACTAACACGTATCAAATAAATGTGCTTTCTAGGCAGTTGGACATATGCAATACGTTAAGCTTGGGAAGAGTTGATCCTTGACATTAAGCTATCAAAACTTTTCATCCATTTCCTTCCCAATTCTTAATTAACCATAAGATAAAATTGGCGCAAGTATTTTTCATGCTTCTAATCCCAGAGAATTTTTCACACGTTATTTCAATGGAGATACTATCATAATTGAGCTTTGTCTTGGCACAGGGTAACTATTACTTTCCAAAGGGAGAAAATATTGATGAAATCAGTCACATATTAACTTACAATATCAACATTGTCAGGGTTGTCAAAGCCCTTATCAACAACTGCACGCAGCTGAGGGAACTCCTCCATTGCAAACAATATTGGAGCAGTTACAATTCCCTACCAAATTGGATCAATAGCGGGTCATAAGAACTCAGTATTGAAGAAAGGCAGAAATATAGTCATGGGAAACAAGAATGAACATGGATAATGTATTTGACAAAATGATCATATCGTGGATTCATATGctttcataaaaatatattaaactaTAGAAAAGTTTTCAAATGTATCCGAAATAGTAGTTTCCAGTAATCTTAAgtgttgaatatatatatatatatatatatatatatatatatatatatattgactgagatcaactattaaaattattGAATCATTGGTGTACCTAGTACACTTGAAATTCTTCCTAAACTATATTAGATAAAAACTCAGGACTAATGAAGAATCAGAAGTATTTGAAAGTACATGGCGAATGTCTGACAAAAAACCCTTTCCAAGGGAAGCCGATGTGCCTGTGAAATCAAGCACATCATCTATCAACTGAAATGCCAACCCCTACAAAAGAGGAAGAAGGGGGGGGGGGTGTTCAGATTATGTTGtctagaaaaaataaattcaccAACATTCACATATGAAACAAGCACTGGTATATGAAAAGATATCAGCTGAAATGTTGCTCCGATGCCAGATAAATTGAAGGGCACATCTTAAAGGCTCAGTGCAATATCTTTCTTTCTATAAAGACTGGTTATTTAAAAGTGTAACATGATACTTAAAAATGAAAACCCAGGTATACAAACCAGATTTTTTCCATAGTCAAAAGCAAGCATTGCAATTTCTGCTGTTTGGCCAGCTAGGACGGCTACTGCCTTGCAACTATTTGAAATCAATGATGCAGTCTTGTAATATGTCTTCTgcatataatattccatactgaAAATATAAACAATTCTTAAAAATCCAACAAACGCTTCCAAGACTTGCCCCTAATTGTGTAGTGCAAGAGAAAATCAAATAAACTTACTATCTATCTAACTAACTAATAATTACATTGGGAAGTTTTTACACAAACAATAAGTAACTCAGATATAGTGGTACAAATTATGTAGAATGAATATAAACTTCCCATGTACAGAGACCACAGAAGCATAGTCGGCAGTCGTCACAAATACAATGCATACCTATACCGCTGATCTGCTGTCGTACTCATTTGCATGATCTCTCCTGTTACAAGATCATCTATAGCTCTTGCCACCAAAGATACAACCTGCAGAAGTACAGTCCTTAGGTAAATATATGGTGTATTTTCCtcatctttatacttttttttgggTACAAAGGAGGCCCTAaggccgaaaaaaaaaaaaaaactagcaaGCTCTAGGAAAATAGGTTCCACCACAATCAGCTAAAACCAGCAAGAAAATTTGGCTGGGGGGTTGTTCATAATAGGCTTCATGTTGACTGAAGTTCAGAATGAGGTTGGCTAGCCCATCAGCTACTTGATTGGCTTCCGGTAAGACTGAAAGTGAGTCAAGTTAGCTCATGATCCAGCTCGAACTTGActcgttaatagctcgataagctaaactcgtgagctagtgagccaaatttgagcctgatattgagttcataaattaaatgagtcgagtttgagtttggataagctcagctcattagctcgtgagctgactcgatatatatatatataatcttatttatataaaattttaaatttattttttatatataattttgttgtaggacataaataaaaaatttataatttattgatagataaacaatatataaaattgatctttttaaatattttttaaaatatataagttgtaatttattgatatagaattatagattatgttcctattatttgaaccagctcgtgagctttcggtgagccgagcttgagcttaagaaagaagctcgattgttaatgagtcaaGTCGTGAACCAAGCTCAAATTTTGTGAGTCGAGATTGAGTTTGGTCTAGttcgactcacttccagccctacttCCCGGTAGACATGTCTCAGCTCCACGCTCCAGTTACTACTAAGGAGATTAAATATCCATCTAATAATACGCGTTAGAGCAAGATGCTTATAGGGGGATTTCTAATAATCTCAATACTCAATAGCACCTTTGGAATCAGAGTCAACAATAAACTTCTTGATCCCCAGCTTTCAAGCTATTTCCAGGCCTCGAAAAATGGCATTAATCTCGGATTCAATAAACGTAACCTTATCCATTTTCACAGCAAATCCATAGTTCCATCCTCCAACCTCGTTCCTTATTACACCAGCACAACTGGACCAGGATTACCTTTAGATGCCTCATCAGTATTCAATTTGTACCAATTTTCTGGCGGAGGTGTCCAAACTATATTGATAGTACGGTAAAACCGGTCCTCCTTTGAATCACTCAGACAACAACCATATTAAGCAAAAACTTATTAATATACTTTACTTTAATCCACACTGGGGGGTTGGCATTATTATGCCAAAATTCATTTCTATACTTCCAAATCATCTAAGCTGTGATCATGAAAACATCTTTCCATCTCATATCACTGTTCTTCCCAAGATCCTTCTCAAAATTGATACTTATCCAGTCCTTTAAGTTTAGAGTAAAGAACAGGTTTGTGGCCTAGAGATCTAGAAATTGCATCCAAAGACTAGATGCTCTGGGCAATCCCTGATAGCATGGAGGGGTGTTTCGGCTTCATTGTTG is a window from the Arachis hypogaea cultivar Tifrunner chromosome 17, arahy.Tifrunner.gnm2.J5K5, whole genome shotgun sequence genome containing:
- the LOC112766572 gene encoding two-component response regulator ARR17, which encodes MELVDTTKIQQQQQHFHVLAVDDSVIDRKLLERLLRDSSCKVTCVDSGDKALKYLGLVDDDDEHQNNNNNNNNNSSSSSTSSESSSFSNSSPSPSPQPLQQEGMKVNLIMTDYCMPGMSGYDLLKRVKGSSWKDVPVVIMSSENVPSRITMCLEGGAEEFLLKPLQSEDLKKLQPYFLKPLDNNSSEEGESANSSIDSDNENNLISNNNNNNNNNNNNNSISKRKAMSPDEPPERSRPKMKGLEVV
- the LOC112766148 gene encoding solanesyl-diphosphate synthase 1, mitochondrial isoform X2, producing MSFYRGLSKISRNLRGSSSGIFNVRSFVFTKGLPALHCSRYQIHQKSHFISEDKFDPFSMVADELSLVANNLRAMVVAEVPNLSLSAEYFFRVGVEGKRFRPTVLLLMSTALKLSTPKPPHHFDQGGSVASDLRTRQQCIAQITEMIHVASLLHDDILDDADTRRGIGSLNIVMGNKVVSLVARAIDDLVTGEIMQMSTTADQRYSMEYYMQKTYYKTASLISNSCKAVAVLAGQTAEIAMLAFDYGKNLGLAFQLIDDVLDFTGTSASLGKGFLSDIRHGIVTAPILFAMEEFPQLRAVVDKGFDNPDNVDIALEYLGKSRGIQRTKDLAVMHTNLAVAAIDSLPDSDDEEVKKSRRALVNLTQRVIVSH